Genomic segment of Sebastes umbrosus isolate fSebUmb1 chromosome 22, fSebUmb1.pri, whole genome shotgun sequence:
CATGtactataaaatatgaataacagTGAATAATGGTCTACTTTTTAATGAACCAGGTGACAACAGTACTTTCTTAGTTACAGCATtacataatattttattaactttacATTAATAAATCTACACAcaactgaaaatgtttttttttgctttgtacAGCAACaaatgtataaaacatttttaaaaagttagaATTGTCAATCAGTACACAGCTGTAGCCAATGTGAAATATGAATGTAATCCTTCTGGAGTTGGTTGTTTGAGTATTATTGGGAGTTGAACCTCGTCACAGCAGGCCACCCTGTATGAAATCTGATCCACTCAAAGTAATGAGCGACCTGAAAGAGAGAAcgagcgattaatcgcatgattgtccatagttaatcacaattaagcgcaaactaatcacacatttttcatctgttcaaaatgtaccttaaagggagatttgtcaagtgtttaatactcttatcatcatgggagtgggctaatatgcttgttttatgtaaatgtatgtatatatttattattgtaaatcaattaacaacacagatcaatgactaatattgtccagaaaccctcacaggtactgcatttagcataaaacaatatgctccaatcataacatggcaaactgcacaTGACGTggacaaatatacaaatatatgtatgtagttATTAttgaaatgacaaatattgtacagaaaccctcacatccTCACATTAACACTcccttttttgtttatttttttctgtcaaaatTGGGGTAATGTCTTCAGCGTATTGGCGAATCAGAGATATAAatagacacacagatacagtGTGAAGTACATATATTGCTAGTATATATAACTAgtaggacatggttggtaccgatggattcatcaggtttttctagtttcatatgataccagtatcttcactctagctttaaaactgagcccgctacaacctaaaaatcacaagttgtgttaatgcgttttagttgcgttaaaacaaatttgcgttaacgcgttattatcgcagtaactttgacagcactaagaTCCAGGCATCAAAATAGTCTCTTCAGAGGACACCAGTAGTCAGAGTCATATCATCATATTATAAATGTCACCAGCATTTCAACCGCAGCAGAAACAAGTAACTTGATAGTAAATATTTTACCTGCGTATAAACTCCTGGAGATCTCGGCCGGCCACATCCCCGCCCCCAGCTGACGATGCCCCACAGGTAAGAAACACCCAGTTCATCCTCACACACCAGAGGACCTCCATTATCCCCCTCACAGGCGTCCACTCTCCCGTTCAgatcacctgcacacacacaaacaaacctcaAACGGACTCATTTCATTAACACAATAAACACCCAAAATATGAGCACACCTACCTGCACAGATCATGCCGGGTTTAATGCTGTCATTATGGAATCTCTGACAGTCTTCAATGAGGGACACGCTGGCCCACTGTAGGACCCGGGACAGTCTACCACCTACAGAGAAGTTagtcatcagtatcaggaccactgttcaatataatgtatatgttttCACAGCATTAACAACAGAGACAACAAACATTTATCATGACAACATGGACGAAGTGAAAAATGattagaaaaaggaaaacactTTTTCACTTGTTCTTAAGTCGTAAATACAGGAgataaaacaatttagatcagacttagaaaaagAAACACCAGAATTTTTTCTCAAGGCTTCCGTATAACACACAAAATGCACAGATGCCAcagatgatgttagtccccatagaagacatttcattgacctcactgtataaaatgacctgtggtgacatctaggataatcacagcctcatgaaactttacagccacaaacttgagacctagagcattcagaggatggatggatcaaactagagacctagagcattcagaggatggatggatcaaactagagacctagagcattcagaggatggatggctttcctagctaaattgacaataagggggtttctgagcagtttacacaacataagtgctcgccatccaatcaccgaaaaatgcaattcttgcagaaatctatAAAAgattttgataccaaatcacagcatgggtttttctctggtgttcctcaaggtcttggtgtcttaatgtggtattttggaggattattgatcatttttatcaattctccaatgGTAAaacaaatggttaaatttagcaccaaatctgtgtaacaaatggtattaaCCCaaaaacttatgagacataatagagcatggggatggccatcatatataTCCAtgtaatgttctaagccctaatatattttcagaatttattttaattaattgtttattattacatGTTTATCTCTGATTTAGGTTCccatctttcagatgatgtacaccacttctacgtgacatctactgttgacctgctatctgcccctaaagaccccctgtaccccccctaaaaagactaaaacggctctattgagggtctcagagggttaatctggcaaataaaataaaaatggtcGCTGCCATGATGCCTTTccagagttgtaaaatcctgtcAGTAGCTGAGTACTGTATAATAAACCGTTGTGACGTCTGTTAAACCTTCAGACTCATTGATCTGTTACTCAAACTGGCCCTCCTGGATCGTATTTAATGTGTCATGGTATCTTAAACAAAAGGCACCACCAGCGCAGCCCTTTGTATTTCTTAATGCTGGGCAGTTTTCTGGgataaaacatactgtacattagcAAAAAGCTGCCTGAGAGATTTCATGTTCTTGAATGTGCCATATTATGAGCTCCATGTATAATCTTGACCACCTTACAGGTCAGATTTTggctaaaaatgaaaaaatgtcaacaacagTTGCTGTTGTTATACCTGCATCCTGCCCCCATCCAGAGATGGTGCAGGTGTGGTTGGGATGGAAGAGCCTGGTGGTCCAGGGAACGCAGACAGGACTGATGGTCGGGCTGTCCTCAAAACATTTGTCGTTGAACGGAAGCTTCTCCAGCTGCACCAGAGCGATGTCATTCTTATGGGTGTTGGGGTTGTacctttatttttgtataaaagAATGCTTATTACCAGTGTGATTGCATTGTGTACATGGCTACAGATTATTGCTCTCATCTTTACCTGaagcaatgctttgcaatatTTAGATTTTGAGCAGTattttatccattactttaaaAGGAACACTGCATCATATTTCTCTTTATGCTGACGATATTTGACTTTACTTATCTGATGTCTCCTCTCCGTCTTGTACTTTAGAGTTGGGCTCTTTTGCCATTTACTGTATAATAACTGGTAGAAATATGTATCCTCATACTTCATAGCTTGACAACCGCCCTCACTTCCACCAAATATTGATCCAAGTAAAATTAACCGAAACAAGTATTCTGCTCTGAATCAGCTTCCTTTTTTTCAATGCTTTccaacaatacttgctagccagtgttaactaacgtgttcagaaAATTATcctgcctccacttaacgctccgccCACTATATACCtcatcatggttactaacaCCCTGGTGTGCCATATAGCCTAAGACGTATATGTTAATCTAATAAATGGTCATGAAAACGTGTATGCATACTTAGGGTGGATGTGGACATCGTGAACAGGAACAATATCTGTAGAGGCCTGATGCATGACCTTCTTCCAGAGAGATAACTTCACAAACAATTTAGCGAGGTTAGGCctgcaggagagagggagagaaacattTAAGAAACAAATCAAGATAAACTTTTGAGTTCCCCATATAGAAAATTAGACGGATAATTACTTTTGGTTGGTGTCTCTCTCTTGACCAGAAACTCCGTCTTCGGTGATCGAGAGAGAAGGTTTTGTcctgcaagagagagagaactacTTGTGAGAGGAAATAAGTTGTATTTGTTCATTCAAAACTtatagtctttttttaattaaactagATTTTACTAGGATATGTCATCCAGAATTAAAGCCACATGTCTTCTTGACCTCTTCTgtcatatttcttattttttatccGGATTTTATGAAGGTTTATCTGTGCAAATAgataaacataaacatagtaCTGCCACCGTTGTTATCCAAATTCAAGCACAGAATAATACTCTAACCAaataagggctgcaactaacaatcattttatttgtcgattaatctgacgattgtgttcaaaacctaaagatattcagattgcattaatataaaaacagagaaaaacaccaaatcctcacacacacattataataattcctgttttttaattttctgttgatcaacaaATTGAATAACCtaactgtgcaatactgtcatttatactgtacatttatattcttatttatgccattctggcatttatatttaacacacttcaTAGATCTCACTTCtcagtattttgtatttacttatatGCACTATGGTTATTTGTTATACATTGCACGTCTTAaccctactaccccactagagcactgcgctcacagaatgcagggttacttgaggttcctagagtctccaaaagtagaatgggagcaagagccttcagctatcaagctcctcttctctggaaccagctcccagtttcagtccgggaggcagacaccatctctacatttaagagtaggctaaagcctttcctctttgataacgcttatacttaagctgctataggcatagactgccgggggacttcctatgacacactgtcaTAAGgaacttcctatgacacactgagctcccctctccttctgtatatactcatgtcccatgtccatgttgttactaacttcattccttcccgggagtccttgtgcctccttgtctcgcagctaaccgtggagcggggtcacacctggagcgaggtcatACCCGGAGCGGGATCACACCgggagcgaggttatacctggagcatGGGTACACTTGGAGTcgggtttcacctggatcttgatggtctccggtattgtggctgcatctgctgccgcgtcggtgcctgcttgacaccaactgctaccatccctaattaactacgtctgtacgagggactaccaatgctAACGAGGGATTTCCAACACCTAGTGAcaatgtggcagcctggagaataacacttctcaatcactgccaaagacatcaagagctcccagcaagcatgctgatgctgcaggaaccaacgcacgggcatcaattgcagggacgtcccacaccaatacacatggacgtactgaggagagatgctggacagtgctggctttccgatagttgtattatcactctttccatccaccactattggttttgtgttatcagtcctacttgtattagctattacagctgctagactgctattgtggctgcttctctatctctctctctctctctctctctctatctatctatccccccagccggtctcggcagatggccgcccgccctgcgcccggttctgctccaggtttcttcccagtaatcggggagtttttcctggccacagtgcacttggtggatcctgttgggtctctaaactatggtgtacggtcatagacctgctctatatataaagcgtcttgagataactgcaaataaatgcaaatatttgtacatgtttcatatttcttatattctcattttcttattttaattttagaacttatatttatttacatatattgtgtttatattgtagcattgtgtgcataatttacattttactcctttatttctattttcttacatttcttcatgCTTGTAggagagcaactgtaacgccctggggatcaaaaatgtttttctgattCTGTTTATATTGCCTGACTCTACGACTACAACTTTTTCTCCCGTCATGTGCACCATTACAAtaagtactagtagtacttcaTGCGTCCTACCCGAGGCAGTGAGCAGCAGTGATTACCCAGCAGTCTCCGATATAAGCTCCTCCACATTGAATCCTTCTGTTCATCTGTAGAGCGACCTGCCACTGGATCTGAGTCTGCACACAGACAAGAAATGTACAGTTTATTGGTCAGTAGATAACAGCTGCACCACACTCTCTGCTGGTCTAGTCATTAGTGGTTTATGTGTTAATAAAGATAATGGAATCACATTATTGTGTAACTGACCGGTTGTGTTGGCTGTCCTCCTACCACTCTCTTGAagcggcctcctcctcctcgctcctctTGGTCCACGCTGCTTGTTTGAGGAATCCCACAGTTCAACTTGGACTCCAGATGCACTCTGTTGGCCCTAGTTTCTACACAAATCACaagtgttaatgcattaaagaaattagtggcgttaaaatgaatttgtgttaacacgttattatcgtgttaaatttgacagccctaattataacaaGTCAGTTTTACTATAATGTCATCCACaataacaaatacattaattaacACTCCTCTACTcatacattatagtgtgttgaaaTCCATTCATTAACTATTTAAATACttattataaatgttaaataaggGGGTGTACTCTAACTACTGCTACTGATTACTAACACTAAACATACTATTATTTAAGCTACATACCGTTTTTTGGAGAGATGTActctgaaaaacaacaacagaaaatatgTATGATCATCTTCATCGTCACTAAAGCAACATCAAGTCATTACAGTGAGTGGGTTACCGTGGTTACCTGTGTTCGTGAGAAGAGGAAGTGGCTCTGTGAGGAAtagaataatatatttataaggGAATACCTCACAAAATGCTGCTCTATTCAGGTCTGTGAAATGAAAAGAATTGACTGGTGAGATGTGACTGTGGTCCGTACTAGTGTGTTTCTTTGATTCGTCCTCGCCATCCAGACAGTCGATCTGTCCGTCACCAACTGCTTCTTTATGCAAACAAACACCTGTGCTGCAGCGGAAAGCTCCGTTTCTGCATTCTGGCAGAAACACAATAAATCACATTGTACAAGATGACATAGAAGttaataagtacatttactactaTTAACTACTGTACTGAGGACTTACTCTCGCAGCACATCTCGTCACTGCGGTCGCCGCAGTCGTCGACTCCGTCACACGTCTGACTGAGagacacacacttcctgttcaCACACCTGAATTCACACTCctcacctgaaacacacacacacgtcacacGTCTAATCAAATTAAATAGAGCACAATAGAGTTTGCGGTTACTGACCTGATGGCTGGACGCAGGTTGCCGTAGCGACATCCCTGTTGTCAATGACGGTCTTGTCGTAGATCACACATTCTGCCAGTGAGTTCTCGTAACCCTGGCAACGGACGCTCACACATTTGACCGGCAACTGCTGGTCGTCATGGTAGCTCGTCAGGGAAACGTATGACACGGTACCGGAGAACGCGGCACcactggacacacacatacacacacacgtctttATTAAAATTTTGGACATCTGTCGACCAATCAAAGGTTGCGGTGTTAAAGCTTATGGTTTCCACTTACTTCCTATATGCATACTGTGTATGTGCATtatgaaatgttaaatatatcTTCTCTCACAGTGGGTGTCCGTCCTCCTTGCAGGCCACGTTAGCAGCAGCCATGTCCCACAGCTCCGGACACACCAGTAACTCCTCGCCACCTCCTTCAGTGCTCCCAGTGCCGGGAACAAAGAGCCTGACCACTTCTGTGCCTTGCTCTATTGAACCTCTGAACTTTGGTTGATCGGCTGAagtgagagaaagatggaggtcAATATACCAGTGAATCACCATTAGATGAAGATCAAGAAAACACCataaattaagaaaacaatTCAAGTTTGAGCACAAACCTCTGCAGGTTTCCCCAAAATGGGACATGAAGGGTCTCTTGGTCTGACAGGAAACAGCCATTGCCTTCAAACAAATAGGAAAACTTGAAACCGTGAGTTATTTTTCAGTGTTAAAAGCTAAGTCTCTTCATTCATACATATTTATGTTCAAAAACATTCAGTATGACTTGGTGGTCGATGGTTTTCTGTATTTTACCATGTTCTGAAATCACCGCTTAGCTTTTGTCTCACGTAGggcagtcaatcgattaaaatattcaattaatcgcgtgattgtccaagaaagatttgtcaagtatttaatactattattattatgttatttagcATCcctctcaacaagctagtatacaGGTTATTGAGACAGTTAGTGAGGGCATCCTCATATTACCACTCccttttttgttaattttttctgCTAAAATTAGGGGTATGTCATCAGCATATTTGCGAATCAGAGCTATAAATAGACACACAGATACATACTGCTAGTATATATTGCTAGTATCAAATGTCCGTTTCACGACATTATGAGAAGTTTTCTTTTGTTAACCTTTTAAGCCCtatagggtgctggaaggtgtggttctcctagacagacatacacaaaataaatcaagaataatAGGATAgataagacctcagagaattcatccccagtgtcagtaacattgtgactgttactatgcctgagtaaactgtgaggaaccaaaggaaaaatctttacatttttatcctcgcctaTAATGTTgtctagattagacagtggataacaccattatagctaTTATGCCATGCATAGAGATgacactgaattcattcagcaactccttgactacaactgagccaaagcagatataaataacacaaagcacatagattctacaaaggttttagtcaggataggaccaggaggactctctatttggcacacttggatacccaaCGTGTGCCAAAtagggttttctacctcttgaaagggaatctggctctaaaatactactgatatccactacaggaggtgatgtgcacacaatggagcctttggccatgacgtttaccctgtgcatcatcacattctaccattgtgcatcatcacattctaccattgtgcacagtataacatcaataaaaactgtataattttgactccaaatggagtagttttattataataatgaaatatgatcaagtagataataacaaataagatcaataacaatgtaaataagataactcCCCCTCCCCTGTGCTTCCAGCTCTCTCCTGGCTGATTGCTGCTGAGCTGATTCACCTGTTACAAGCTGCACACCTGGAACTCATCTACTCATCAGCGCTGCAGTATATCAACCTTGGTTCTTCACTCAAGCTTCATTTAGATCATTGTTTCATCTCTAGTAGTAGATACCTGTGGTCAGGACAGGTGAGATTTCCTAGTGTAACTTAATCTTGCCGTGTGTATGTGCCTTGTCTTTCACCTTTTTCTCCTGTGCTGAGGATCACCTGCCTCACACCTACATCACCTGCCTGCTCACCAACAACCCTCCTTACCCTttcaaaaaagaagtatacttgaAGTTTAatttatgaagtaaacttaaggATACCTCGACTCTGGCTGGCGGTGTTAGTGCCTCGCTCAGTGGCCAAACATGTTGTTACCTGGCAATACGACAGGAGCTGCCTGTTGGCACGGCTACAGACCGGGGCCACGCCCTCGCTGGGACACAGATAGGCCGGTTTGCAGGTGCATCGTCCGTCTATGCAATACTGCCACGGACTGCAAAACACCAGGTCACATGACTCACGAGTAAAgctaagaaaaaaagaaatagagatCGAATTAACATGATATCTGATAAATAGAAGAACAAGCAAACaatccagccaatcagagagcagagcacTTACTTCCTTTCAAGACACTCGATCGGTCCCAGAAACTCGTCAGTGTTTGGGGTGGAGCTTTGTGTCGAGAGCTGCAAGGAGGTGGTTGAATACAATTAAACGGTACGACAACAAGGGAGAGCtacattaaattaataaatatataaacaaagtTCAGTAAACGTTTTAGAAAGCTGACATCTGCTGGTGGACGCTGGTAGGAGTTTAGTTTTTAAATCCTTTAAACTCagtaatttatttatgaattgcATGTAAGTTCATTCTTGAACAGCGTGTTGGACGACCCCTTATTATCACATTATCGCAGTaagtaatcaataaataatactGTTAAATCATCTAAATGGTGTGTAAAAAGAAGAGTCCCTTAACCTCCAATCCAGCCTCACGGCGAAGAGTGTAATAGATattaaaacacagtaaaataaGGCTTTAATGCCTGTAGAGTTTAATGACAGAGTTAACTCACCATGAGGTAGTGAGAGATGAGAAACAAcagcaggagaggagaaagtCCAGCCGATGTCATcctgacaaacacaaacatggttTCCTCTGAAGTTCTGCTTTATACAGAAATGTTTTATATCCAACCGCCCGGACGAAATGTCTTCTGAGAGACAAGATAGTGAAAAGTTTGTCCTGAAGCAACAGACAGCTATTGTCTTTATAGAGCGGTGTTTAGACTGACACACGGTGATGTCACCAATCAATCATTTGCTTGTCTTGTCAATATTGACACACACAGTGTCCGGACATATTAATCTGTCAATACATTTGAATTAATTTGACCTAGAACCATCtacgaataaataaataaatttaaaataaatgcaaaaataaataaatagttaaacattcctaaaatgaatacataaataaataaaaggaaagattTAATtggaaagtaaataaataggggaattaatacaaataaataaagaggcagaaatatcaattcatgtcacattttatcaattaataaatgcctacattaatatttaatattatctttagtaaatttaatggcatattaattcatttattgagtgatttatttatttttggttttgacAGCTTCCATCCTCCAAATAAAAATGGTCcacaataatgtaaataatgtttttatttttttattttggcagcttcCGTGCTCCTTATCAAAAATGGTCCgcaataatgtaaaatatagaACATTTTTGTACAAAGAGCTTAAACATGCAAATCTACTGGGAATCCAAACACCCGATTCCAGAAAGCTAAAATAAAAGTAACACATTTCATCACACTGTTGAGCAACGACAGAATTcccaaaataatgaaataaggACATTGTAGAACACGTTCCTGATCGATTGATGAGTCAGAGTCGTACGTCTCTTTGCACCGGAAGCATTAGTCGTGCACATTTTGTTTGACAGGACAaatttattcatacataacatCTTATCAATAAGAAGAACCTAATGGAGGAAGGAAGAAGCTATATTATGTCTGAGTGTATAAAGGCAACTAGCAAAAATAATTATGGctttcaaaatgtattgcaGACATTTAACACGTAAAGTAATTTTGGACAATATATTTACTCATAAATTATATTGCAGGTATATTATACATTAACTAATAAATAATGCACACAACAAATAACCTTTTTGTCCACCAACGTCAGTGATTCCTGAAATCTACGGGGCTATTTTATTATGTTAGACGTTGAGTCGATGTTTGCAGTTGCACATAAAATACATTAGGATGTTGTTCTGCATTTATCAAAACG
This window contains:
- the LOC119481756 gene encoding complement factor I-like — protein: MFVFVRMTSAGLSPLLLLFLISHYLMLSTQSSTPNTDEFLGPIECLERNFTRESCDLVFCSPWQYCIDGRCTCKPAYLCPSEGVAPVCSRANRQLLSYCQAMAVSCQTKRPFMSHFGETCRADQPKFRGSIEQGTEVVRLFVPGTGSTEGGGEELLVCPELWDMAAANVACKEDGHPLGAAFSGTVSYVSLTSYHDDQQLPVKCVSVRCQGYENSLAECVIYDKTVIDNRDVATATCVQPSGEECEFRCVNRKCVSLSQTCDGVDDCGDRSDEMCCEKCRNGAFRCSTGVCLHKEAVGDGQIDCLDGEDESKKHTKPLPLLTNTEYISPKNETRANRVHLESKLNCGIPQTSSVDQEERGGGGRFKRVVGGQPTQPTQIQWQVALQMNRRIQCGGAYIGDCWVITAAHCLGTKPSLSITEDGVSGQERDTNQKPNLAKLFVKLSLWKKVMHQASTDIVPVHDVHIHPKYNPNTHKNDIALVQLEKLPFNDKCFEDSPTISPVCVPWTTRLFHPNHTCTISGWGQDAGGRLSRVLQWASVSLIEDCQRFHNDSIKPGMICAGDLNGRVDACEGDNGGPLVCEDELGVSYLWGIVSWGRGCGRPRSPGVYTQVAHYFEWIRFHTGWPAVTRFNSQ